Proteins found in one Perca fluviatilis chromosome 9, GENO_Pfluv_1.0, whole genome shotgun sequence genomic segment:
- the atpaf1 gene encoding ATP synthase mitochondrial F1 complex assembly factor 1 isoform X2 — translation MLDGSDGKMAAAIVQMSCLYRGMLAVRATGIRTLIPGLVPAHFRAFSLRKEPELEQNPYYNKYQDKIQKLRSAKPQEFKARVEKSHEAKKEVLGHSKQAEFVRLMEQELEKRDKMAAGEGASGGFTKNKTLDSILNLEMIADKTGEEIAELWMKYYSTKDTISAVIPTQMYEVILSRSKSCPMFLYALPQREGYEFFLGQWSGHELHFTSLINVQMQGENAPSQLILYHYPDLKDEKGVVLMTAELDPKFITVHQAQCLANQVQMFYGTQRQETYRLVETFNHHPADFKHMSVIAELEQSGLGSAVHTGGS, via the exons ATGTTGGACGGGAGCGATGGAAAGATGGCGGCGGCCATCGTACAGATGTCTTGTTTGTACCGGGGGATGTTAGCGGTCAGGGCCACCGGCATCAGGACGCTGATCCCCGGGCTGGTCCCGGCGCACTTCCGAGCCTTCTCATTGCGGAAGGAGCCGGAGCTGGAGCAGAACCCGTACTACAACAAGTACCAGGACAAGATCCAGAAGCTGCGCAG CGCCAAACCCCAGGAGTTCAAGGCCCGAGTGGAGAAAAGTCATGAGGCCAAGAAGGAAGTGCTGGGACACTCAAAACAGGCGGAGTTCGTCAGGCTCATGGAGCAGGAG TTGGAGAAAAGGGACAAGATGGCTGCCGGCGAGGGAGCGTCCGGAGGTTTCACAAAGAACAAG ACGCTGGACTCCATCCTGAACCTGGAGATGATCGCGGACAAGACTGGCGAGGAGATTGCAGAG CTTTGGATGAAATATTATTCGACCAAGGACACAATCAGCGCCGTGATCCCG ACACAGATGTACGAGGTGATACTGAGCAGATCCAAGTCGTGCCCGATG TTCCTCTACGCTCTGCCTCAGAGGGAGGGCTACGAGTTCTTCTTGGGTCAGTGGTCCGGACACGAGCTCCACTTCACCTCCCTCATCAATGTCCAG ATGCAGGGCGAGAACGCTCCCAGTCAGCTGATCCTCTACCACTACCCAGACCTGAAGGACGAGAAGGGCGTGGTCCTCATGACGGCCGAGCTGGACCCCAAGTTCATA ACCGTGCACCAGGCTCAGTGCTTGGCCAATCAGGTGCAGATGTTCTACGGCACGCAGAGGCAGGAGACGTACCGATTGGTCGAGACATTCAACCACCACCCTGCGGACTTCAAACACATGTCGGTGATAGCGGAGCTGGAACAGAGCGGCCTGGGGTCGGCGGTCCACACCGGGGGATCGTAG
- the atpaf1 gene encoding ATP synthase mitochondrial F1 complex assembly factor 1 isoform X1, with protein MLDGSDGKMAAAIVQMSCLYRGMLAVRATGIRTLIPGLVPAHFRAFSLRKEPELEQNPYYNKYQDKIQKLRSAKPQEFKARVEKSHEAKKEVLGHSKQAEFVRLMEQELEKRDKMAAGEGASGGFTKNKGDDVLKYDDRHWKRHWKTSNKSDRSNTLDSILNLEMIADKTGEEIAELWMKYYSTKDTISAVIPTQMYEVILSRSKSCPMFLYALPQREGYEFFLGQWSGHELHFTSLINVQMQGENAPSQLILYHYPDLKDEKGVVLMTAELDPKFITVHQAQCLANQVQMFYGTQRQETYRLVETFNHHPADFKHMSVIAELEQSGLGSAVHTGGS; from the exons ATGTTGGACGGGAGCGATGGAAAGATGGCGGCGGCCATCGTACAGATGTCTTGTTTGTACCGGGGGATGTTAGCGGTCAGGGCCACCGGCATCAGGACGCTGATCCCCGGGCTGGTCCCGGCGCACTTCCGAGCCTTCTCATTGCGGAAGGAGCCGGAGCTGGAGCAGAACCCGTACTACAACAAGTACCAGGACAAGATCCAGAAGCTGCGCAG CGCCAAACCCCAGGAGTTCAAGGCCCGAGTGGAGAAAAGTCATGAGGCCAAGAAGGAAGTGCTGGGACACTCAAAACAGGCGGAGTTCGTCAGGCTCATGGAGCAGGAG TTGGAGAAAAGGGACAAGATGGCTGCCGGCGAGGGAGCGTCCGGAGGTTTCACAAAGAACAAG gGCGATGACGTCCTAAAATATGACGACAGACATTGGAAGCGTCATTGGAAAACCTCCAATAAAAGCGATCGTtcgaat ACGCTGGACTCCATCCTGAACCTGGAGATGATCGCGGACAAGACTGGCGAGGAGATTGCAGAG CTTTGGATGAAATATTATTCGACCAAGGACACAATCAGCGCCGTGATCCCG ACACAGATGTACGAGGTGATACTGAGCAGATCCAAGTCGTGCCCGATG TTCCTCTACGCTCTGCCTCAGAGGGAGGGCTACGAGTTCTTCTTGGGTCAGTGGTCCGGACACGAGCTCCACTTCACCTCCCTCATCAATGTCCAG ATGCAGGGCGAGAACGCTCCCAGTCAGCTGATCCTCTACCACTACCCAGACCTGAAGGACGAGAAGGGCGTGGTCCTCATGACGGCCGAGCTGGACCCCAAGTTCATA ACCGTGCACCAGGCTCAGTGCTTGGCCAATCAGGTGCAGATGTTCTACGGCACGCAGAGGCAGGAGACGTACCGATTGGTCGAGACATTCAACCACCACCCTGCGGACTTCAAACACATGTCGGTGATAGCGGAGCTGGAACAGAGCGGCCTGGGGTCGGCGGTCCACACCGGGGGATCGTAG